From Alteromonas sp. BL110:
AATAATAACATTATGATTGTTGGCGACGACGATCAGTCTATTTACGGCTGGCGCGGTGCAAACGTAGATAATATTCAGCATTTCCTAAAAGACTTTAATGAGCCTACCACTATTCGCCTTGAGCAGAATTACCGTTCTACCGGGAACATTCTGAAAGCAGCGAATACGGTTATCGACAATAATACTGGCCGTTTAGGGAAAGAGTTGTGGACAGAAGACGCCCAGGGAGAACTTATTTCTGTTTATGCGGGTTTTAACGAGCTCGACGAAGCGCGCTTTATTGTTTCAAAAATTAAAGACTGGCTAAATCAAGGCAACGCTCTTAGCGACACCGCTATTCTTTACAGAAACAACGCCCAGTCCCGTGTACTGGAAGAAGCGTTATTACATGAAGGGTTGGCCTATCGCATCTACGGTGGTTTGCGCTTCTTCGAACGCCAAGAAATTAAAGATGCCTTAGGCTACATGCGTATGGTGAGCCACCCGCACGATGACGCTGCTTTCGAGCGTGTGGTAAATACCCCAAGTCGCGGTATTGGTGAAAAAACCCTTTCGCAAGTGCGCGATACTGCGCGCATGCACAACTGTTCTATGTGGCAAGCCAGCCAGCTGCTTATAAACGAAGGTGGCTTTAAAGGCCGTGCACTAAACGCTATGCAAAGCTTTGTATTACTAATTACAGAGCTTGAACAAGCCACATTAGACGAGCCTCTGGATCAGCAGGCCGATAAAGCCATTCGCCAATCTGGCCTGTACGCCATGTACCAAGCTGAGCGCGGTGAAAAGGCCCAGGCACGACTGGAAAACTTAGAAGAACTGGTCAGTGCTTGTAAAACCTTTATCGTTCCCGAAGAAGCCGAAGAAATGTCGCCGCTGGCCGCGTTTTTGGCCCACGCTTCACTTGAAGCCGGGGAAACCCAAGCGGATAAAGACCAAGATGCGGTGCAGATGATGACTATCCACACAGCCAAAGGCCTTGAGTTTCCATTGGTGTTCTTAGCCGGCGTGGAAGAAGGTATGTTCCCTAGCCAGATGACTAACGACGAACCAGGTCGAATGGAAGAGGAACGCAGACTTTGCTATGTTGGTATGACCCGCGCTATGCAAAAGTTGTATATCACTTACGCAGAAAGTCGTCGATTATATGGTCAAGACAAGTATCATACGGCTTCGCGCTTTATTCGCGAGATGCCAGCAGATTGTGTGGAAGAAGTCAGGCTTAAATCCACCATTTCGCGGCCTGTACATAATCGCTTTAGCCAAGCGACCTCGCACGCCAGTTTTGAAGAAACAGGCTTTAGTTTAGGTGAGCGCGTTGTGCACCGTAAATTCGGGGAAGGCATTGTGCTTAACTACGAAGGTAGTGGTGAGCATGGCCGAGTTCAAGTAAACTTCGATGAATTTGGCAGCAAATGGCTGGTACTTGCTTACGCAAAGCTGGAGAAAGCGTAACGTTATTAATTGGCAAGGTAGCCTAACTCTAAGTTGGAATGTATGCAGCAACACGTGCTGATCATCGAAAATGGTGAAGGTAACCTTGAACTAATCGCGAAGCTAGTACGCCGCTCGAGTCTTACGCCTGTGGGCGCAACGTCGCTTACCGAAGGAAAGGCACGCTTTGCACAAGAAATACCTGAAAGTTTTTTGTGCGCCATTGT
This genomic window contains:
- the uvrD gene encoding DNA helicase II; this encodes MDVSRLLDELNDKQREAVAAPLSNALVLAGAGSGKTRVLVHRIAWLMEVENIAPFSILAVTFTNKAAKEMRGRIESLMGRSLHNMWIGTFHGLAHRLLRAHHAEANLPENFQIIDSDDQYRLIRRILKAMNLDEKHWAPRQIQWYINGNKDEGLRPQHIETHGDHIQKTMREVYAAYQDACDRSGLVDFAELLLRAHELWAKNPEVLAHYQRRFRAVLVDEFQDTNNIQYAWLRMLCSGDNNNIMIVGDDDQSIYGWRGANVDNIQHFLKDFNEPTTIRLEQNYRSTGNILKAANTVIDNNTGRLGKELWTEDAQGELISVYAGFNELDEARFIVSKIKDWLNQGNALSDTAILYRNNAQSRVLEEALLHEGLAYRIYGGLRFFERQEIKDALGYMRMVSHPHDDAAFERVVNTPSRGIGEKTLSQVRDTARMHNCSMWQASQLLINEGGFKGRALNAMQSFVLLITELEQATLDEPLDQQADKAIRQSGLYAMYQAERGEKAQARLENLEELVSACKTFIVPEEAEEMSPLAAFLAHASLEAGETQADKDQDAVQMMTIHTAKGLEFPLVFLAGVEEGMFPSQMTNDEPGRMEEERRLCYVGMTRAMQKLYITYAESRRLYGQDKYHTASRFIREMPADCVEEVRLKSTISRPVHNRFSQATSHASFEETGFSLGERVVHRKFGEGIVLNYEGSGEHGRVQVNFDEFGSKWLVLAYAKLEKA